The following proteins are encoded in a genomic region of Arachis ipaensis cultivar K30076 chromosome B02, Araip1.1, whole genome shotgun sequence:
- the LOC107625159 gene encoding GPI mannosyltransferase 1-like, producing the protein MINLSAMRSLDFTSLLLFSAIFRVILIIYGEWQDAHMEVNYTDVDYLVFSDAASLMASGDSPYKRTTYGYSPLLAFLLIPNSLIHRSWGRFIFSASGMDLVLLLVGYFIHFILQQRKVPRKLCNYCVMTWLFNPFTFTIGTHGNCEPVVCAMILWTIICLMKGNLLQSAFWHGLIVHFRIYPIIYAVPIVLVFYPNFFPSNRKPILENWTAAQAERLNDGNCLCSLHNLLKCIFTRKRLMFGLVSAAVFFLFTGLSYYLYGWEFLHEALLYHLTRTDPRHNFSIYFYHIYLHYGYDISVVEKLISFLPQFMVQLVLIFCFAKDLPFCLFAQTVAFVAFNKVITAQYFVWFFCLLPLILPWSKMKLKWDGTLCILSWMGAQVHWLMWGYLLEFKGINVFLELWVASLVFHAANVFILTLVIRHHTFSSFFLGLEDVKSKNVAKLE; encoded by the exons ATGATTAATCTTTCAGCTATGCGATCATTGGATTTTACGTCACTGCTTCTATTCTCTGCCATTTTTCgtgttattttaattatatatggaGAGTGGCAAGATGCTCATATGGAGGTTAATTATACCGATGTTGATTACCTAGTATTTTCTGATGCTGCGTCTTTAATGGCTTCGGGTGATTCCCCTTATAAGAGGACCACATATGGCTATTCCCCCTTGCTTGCATTTCTTCTCATTCCTAATTCATTAATCCATCGATCTTGGGGAAGGTTTATCTTCTCAGCTTCAGGTATGGATTTAGTTTT ATTGCTGGTGGGATATTTTATCCATTTTATTCTACAGCAGAGGAAGGTACCCAGAAAACTCTGCAACTATTGTGTCATGACATGGCTCTTCAATCCATTTACTTTCACCATAGGGACGCATGGGAACTGTGAACCTGTTGTTTGTGCCATGATATTGTGGACAATTATCTGTCTTATGAAAG GTAATCTGTTGCAGTCAGCATTTTGGCATGGACTTATTGTCCATTTCAGGATTTATCCCATAATTTATGCCGTCCCTATTGTCCTGGTTTTTTATCCAAATTTCTTCCCATCCAATCGGAAACCTATCCTAGAGAACTGGACTGCTGCTCAAGCAGAAAGACTCAATGATGGGAATTGCTTGTGTTCCTTACATAATCTCTTAAAATGCATATTTACAAGGAAGAGGCTGATGTTTGGACTGGTTTCGGCAGCGGTTTTCTTCTTATTTACTGGTTTGTCCTATTATTTATATGGATGGGAATTCCTACATGAGGCATTACTATACCACCTTACTAGAACAGACCCAAGGCACAACTTCTCCATCTATTTCTATCACATCTATCTTCACTATGGTTATGATATTTCAGTGGTGGAGAAGCTTATCTCATTTTTGCCACAGTTCATGGTGCAGCtggttcttattttctgttttgcaAAGGATTTGCCATTCTGTCTATTTGCTCAGACTGTAGCATTTGTAGCATTCAACAAG GTGATAACTGCACAGTATTTTGTATGGTTCTTTTGCTTGTTGCCTCTGATATTACCATGGAGCAAAATGAAGCTTAAATGGGATGGCACGCTTTGCATTCTTTCATGGATGGGAGCTCAGGTCCATTGGCTAATGTGGGGTTATCTGCTTGAGTTCAAGGGTATAAACGTATTCTTAGAGCTTTGGGTGGCAAGCTTAGTGTTTCATGCAGCTAATGTTTTCATCCTTACATTGGTTATTCGCCACCATACATTTTCTTCATTTTTCCTAGGTTTAGAGGATGTCAAGTCCAAAAATGTTGCTAAACTTGAATGA
- the LOC107625158 gene encoding LOW QUALITY PROTEIN: putative pentatricopeptide repeat-containing protein At1g56570 (The sequence of the model RefSeq protein was modified relative to this genomic sequence to represent the inferred CDS: deleted 1 base in 1 codon) — translation MMTGTRKLLSPTHFRPIPTIVHNSLADDTQLNSIAPFCPQRHFRLATDLIKSYFDKGCIEEARMLFDEMSHRDVVTWTAMITGYNSCNHHGRAWSVFCEMLRYGMRSNEFTLSAVLKTCKGLSALLCGKLVHGLAIKNGTQGSSIYVDNALMDVYATCCSSMDSARMVFESILKKNAVSWTTLITGYTHRGDAYGGLRAFRQMLLEEGELSPFSFSIAVRACASTGLGNLGKQVHAAVINHGFESNLPVMNSILDMYFKSCSACEAKQLFFEISQKDTITWNTLIAGFETLDPKQSFCIFSQMVSEGFSPNCFTFTSVVGACGKLAFLYCGQQLHGGIFRRGFNNNLALSNALIDMYGKCGNITDSHKIFSQMPCKNLVSWTSMMIGYGAHGHGKEATKLFNEMVRSGIKPDRIVLMAVLSACSHAGLVDEGLRYFRLLTRFYNVAPDQEIYGCVVDLLGRAGRVKEAYQLIENMPFKPDESIWVALLGACKAHKQRSIGKLAASRMLEMKPNRAGTYVLLSNFFAAEGNWTGVACLRKLMRGIKNKKEAGMSWIELKNQVYSFVVGGEFVSSNEQIVEVLEVLITHMKDFGYTLDLDCFVHDQENEV, via the exons ATGATGACTGGTACTAGGAAGTTACTGTCCCCAACCCATTTCCGGCCCATCCCCACCATTGTCCATAACTCTCTTGCTGATGACACCCAATTGAATTCTATTGCACCGTTTTGCCCCCAAAGACATTTCCGG TTAGCCACTGATCTCATCAAATCATATTTTGATAAGGGGTGCATTGAAGAAGCACGCAtgctgtttgatgaaatgtcacaTAGAGATGTTGTCACTTGGACTGCTATGATTACTGGCTATAATTCTTGCAACCACCATGGTCGTGCGTGGAGCGTGTTCTGTGAGATGTTGAGATACGGGATGCGGTCTAACGAGTTCACCTTGTCTGCAGTTTTGAAGACATGTAAGGGGCTGAGTGCGCTTTTGTGTGGGAAGTTGGTTCATGGGTTGGCTATAAAGAATGGTACTCAAGGGTCATCCATATATGTTGATAATGCGCTAATGGATGTGTATGCCACTTGCTGTAGTAGCATGGACAGTGCAAGAATGGTTTTTGAGAGTATCCTTAAGAAGAATGCTGTCTCATGGACAACGTTGATAACTGGATATACTCATAGAGGAGATGCTTATGGTGGCCTTCGAGCTTTCCGCCAAATGCTTCTG GAGGAAGGAGAGCTGAGCCCCTTCAGCTTTTCAATTGCTGTTAGAGCTTGTGCATCTACTGGCTTGGGTAATTTGGGCAAGCAGGTACATGCTGCAGTGATTAATCATGGATTTGAGTCCAATCTTCCTGTCATGAATTCTATACTGgacatgtatttcaagtcttgtTCAGCATGTGAGGCAAAGCAattattctttgaaattagtcAGAAAGATACTATCACATGGAATACCTTGATAGCTGGTTTTGAGACATTGGATCCTAAACAATCATTCTGCATCTTTTCTCAAATGGTATCTGAAGGTTTTAGTCCAAATTGCTTCACATTCACCAGTGTGGTAGGTGCATGTGGTAAGTTAGCGTTTCTGTATTGTGGGCAGCAGCTTCATGGGGGAATTTTTCGTAGAGGCTTCAATAACAACTTGGCATTATCCAATGCCCTTATTGACATGTATGGAAAGTGTGGAAACATAACAGATTCACATAAAATATTTAGCCAGATGCCATGCAAAAATTTGGTCTCCTGGACTTCCATGATGATTGGATATGGGGCTCATGGGCATGGAAAAGAAGCTACTAAATTATTCAATGAGATGGTCAGATCAGGTATCAAACCTGATAGGATAGTGCTCATGGCAGTTCTGAGTGCTTGTAGCCATGCCGGACTAGTGGATGAGGGCCTGAGATATTTTAGACTATTGACAAGATTTTATAATGTTGCACCCGATCAAGAGATATATGGATGTGTAGTTGATCTGCTTGGGCGTGCTGGTAGAGTAAAGGAAGCTTATCAACTAATAGAGAATATGCCTTTTAAGCCGGATGAATCTATATGGGTTGCCCTTCTTGGGGCTTGTAAAGCTCATAAACAACGAAGTATAGGCAAACTGGCAGCTTCAAGGATGTTGGAAATGAAGCCAAATAGGGCAGGAACTTATGTgcttttatcaaatttttttgcTGCTGAAGGTAACTGGACTGGTGTTGCCTGCTTAAGGAAGCTTATGAGAGGTATTAAAAATAAGAAAGAGGCAGGGATGAGCTGGATTGAATTGAAAAACCAGGTTTACAGTTTTGTTGTTGGAGGTGAATTTGTTTCTTCAAATGAGCAGATTGTTGAAGTTTTGGAAGTATTGATTACGCATATGAAAGATTTTGGATATACACTTGACTTAGATTGCTTTGTACATGACCAAGAAAATGAGGTTTGA
- the LOC107627066 gene encoding uncharacterized protein LOC107627066, with product MATDWHVMTYAHCIKPVPSEEFWTVTNQFRPAPPPIKRPIGRPKVHSRNKDPAEAHIQGDKLKRSFQDLNQSQGENYAETSAVQEQSAPASSGLTPLAAPMFHQVPAATLPAPPVQTLFRPPAQLPRMDQPRTRAAASKFRAKQTIVRLPTSSNPTPAGTPNPPQTQSTTTSGVPSKETLKAASSGTTRISRFIPTPGSKH from the exons ATGGCAACTGACTG GCATGTCAT GACATATGCACATTGCATAAAACCAGTTCCTAGTGAGGAGTTCTGGACTGTCACTAACCAATTTAGGCCTGCTCCACCACCCATCAAGCGACCTATTGGGAGGCCAAAGGTCCACAGCCGCAACAAGGACCCAGCTGAGGCTCATATTCAGGGAGACAAGTTGAAGAGAAGCTTTCAA gaTCTAAACCAATCTCAAGGTGAAAACTATGCTGAAACTAGTGCTGTGCAAGAACAATCTGCT CCAGCATCATCAGGGCTTACACCATTAGCTGCACCAATGTTCCATCAAGTACCTGCAGCAACACTACCTGCTCCTCCAGTCCAAACTCTATTCAGGCCTCCAGCCCAGTTGCCAAGAATGGACCAACCCAGAACCCGAGCTGCTGCCTCTAAATTCAGAGCCAAACAAACAATTGTCAGGCTCCCAACAAGTTCAAATCCAACACCTGCTGGAACACCAAATCCACCACAAACTCAAAGCACAACCACCAGTGGTGTACCATCTAAAGAGACATTGAAAGCAGCTAGCAGTGGCACTACAAGGATTTCTAGGTTCATCCCTACTCCTGGATCCAAGCATTAG